Proteins encoded within one genomic window of Triticum aestivum cultivar Chinese Spring chromosome 2D, IWGSC CS RefSeq v2.1, whole genome shotgun sequence:
- the LOC123051358 gene encoding anthocyanidin-3-O-glucoside rhamnosyltransferase, translating to MAVDSMHVVMFPFLAFGHISPFVQLARKLVAAGGVRVTLLSAAANVPRVEAMLGPAAGAVAVAPLRLQRVPGLPEGAESTAEVSADGAELLKVAVDGTRPQVAALLAELGPDALLFDFATPWVTELAAPLGIKALQFSVFSAVSGAYLMNPARRLGAGGQLPTADDLTSAPAGFPPSSNIATVPAYQAADFSYVFTSFHGEPCVYDRVLAGVKASDALVIKTCFEMEGPYINYLTAQHGKPVLVTGPVVPEPPQGELEERWAKWLSSFPDNAVVFASFGSETFLPAAAATELLLGLESTNRPFLVVLNFPKGTDTKAELAKCTPPGFAERTKGRGVVHTGWVQQQHILRHRSVGCFVNHAGLSSVVEGLVAGCRLVLLPMKGDQYLNAALFARDLRVGAEVARRDSDGWFGRGDVSDAVDTAMADGWEGQGIKWRDFLMDDAVQKRLADDFVTDFKKFVRA from the coding sequence ATGGCAGTCGATAGCATGCACGTCGTGATGTTCCCCTTCCTCGCCTTCGGCCACATCAGCCCGTTCGTGCAGCTGGCGCGCAAGCTCGTCGCCGCCGGCGGCGTGCGGGTCACGCTGCTGTCGGCCGCGGCCAACGTGCCCCGCGTCGAGGCCATGCTGGGGCCGGCGGCCGGCGCGGTGGCCGTGGCCCCGCTGCGCCTCCAGCGCGTGCCGGGGCTCCCCGAGGGCGCCGAGAGCACGGCCGAGGTCTCGGCGGACGGCGCCGAGCTGCTCAAGGTCGCCGTCGACGGCACCAGGCCGCAGGTGGCGGCCCTGCTCGCGGAGCTCGGCCCCGACGCCCTGCTGTTCGACTTCGCCACCCCATGGGTCACCGAGCTCGCGGCGCCGCTCGGCATCAAGGCGCTCCAGTTCTCGGTCTTCTCCGCCGTGTCCGGCGCCTACCTGATGAACCCCGCCCGCCGCCTCGGCGCCGGCGGCCAGCTGCCAACCGCGGACGACCTCACGTCGGCGCCCGCAGGCTTCCCACCGTCGTCCAACATCGCCACCGTGCCGGCCTACCAGGCCGCCGACTTCAGCTACGTGTTCACCAGCTTCCACGGCGAGCCGTGCGTGTACGACCGCGTCCTCGCCGGCGTCAAGGCCAGTGACGCCCTCGTGATCAAGACGTGCTTCGAGATGGAAGGCCCCTACATCAACTACCTCACTGCCCAGCACGGCAAGCCGGTGCTCGTCACGGGCCCGGTCGTGCCGGAGCCGCCGCAGGGCGAGCTGGAGGAGCGGTGGGCCAAGTGGCTCTCCTCCTTCCCGGACAACGCCGTCGTGTTCGCCTCCTTCGGGAGCGAGACGTTcctcccggccgccgccgcgaCGGAGCTCCTCCTGGGCCTGGAGTCCACCAACCGGCCGTTCTTGGTCGTGCTCAACTTCCCCAAGGGCACGGACACCAAGGCGGAGCTGGCCAAGTGCACGCCGCCGGGGTTCGCCGAGAGGACCAAGGGCAGGGGCGTGGTGCACACGGGGTGGGTGCAGCAGCAGCACATCCTGCGGCACCGCAGCGTGGGGTGCTTCGTGAACCACGCCGGGCTGAGCTCCGTGGTGGAGGGGCTCGTCGCCGGCTGCCGCCTGGTGCTGCTGCCGATGAAGGGCGACCAGTACCTCAACGCGGCGCTCTTCGCGCGTGACCTCCGCGTCGGggcggaggtggcgcggcgcgACAGCGACGGGTGGTTCGGGCGCGGGGACGTGAGCGACGCCGTGGACACGGCGATGGCGGACGGGTGGGAGGGCCAAGGCATTAAATGGAGGGACTTCTTGATGGACGACGCCGTGCAGAAGAGGTTGGCAGATGATTTCGTCACCGATTTCAAGAAGTTCGTGAGGGCCTGA